In Candidatus Promineifilum breve, one genomic interval encodes:
- a CDS encoding phytoene desaturase family protein, with product MNNHYDAIVIGGGHNGLVAAAYLARAGKKTLVLEKRYLVGGASVTEEVFPGFKFTVFSYVVSLFRPEIIRELNLPAHGLTILPLESTLTPTLDGRDCLYRDGDHYRTLRDIARFSRRDADTYDEYARNMYFMAKAVRYILNIIPPDPTTFHPKDMMGLIDMARHFLGLNQEQLYILAKLMTMSAADFVEQWFESEPLKATLSASGIIGTFLGPRSPGTAYVLLHHYMGEIDGAYRAWGFHKGGTGGLAQTLARAAEAQGAEIRCNTGVSKVLVKNGRTTGVVLDNGDEITAPLVLSSLDPKQTFLNLVEPGQLPDDLVGAVRRFQTFGSSGKVNLALDRLPELACRPGAGRHLAGAVSMSPDLETIERAYDDAKYGNFSKRPYVDVIIPSMIDPDMAPPGKHVMSCFVQYAPYKLADGPWTDEKREAFGDAVVDVLESAFPDIKDVILHRQVLTPVDVERMTGITEGNIFHGELNLSQLFFLRPAAGYAKYRTPIKGYYQCGSGTHPGGGIMGAPGRLGALEALKDAG from the coding sequence ATGAACAACCACTACGACGCAATCGTAATCGGCGGCGGCCATAATGGTCTCGTCGCCGCGGCTTATCTGGCGCGCGCGGGGAAGAAGACGCTGGTGCTGGAGAAGCGCTACCTCGTCGGCGGCGCGTCGGTCACCGAGGAAGTGTTTCCCGGCTTCAAGTTCACCGTCTTCTCCTACGTCGTCAGCCTCTTCCGGCCGGAGATCATCCGCGAGTTGAACCTGCCGGCCCACGGCCTGACCATTCTGCCACTGGAGAGCACGCTGACGCCCACACTGGACGGCCGCGACTGCCTCTATCGCGACGGCGACCACTACCGCACCCTGCGCGACATTGCCCGCTTCTCGCGCCGCGACGCCGACACCTACGACGAATACGCCCGCAATATGTATTTCATGGCCAAGGCCGTGCGCTACATCCTGAACATCATCCCGCCCGACCCGACGACGTTCCACCCCAAGGACATGATGGGGCTGATCGACATGGCCCGCCACTTCCTGGGCCTCAATCAGGAACAACTCTACATCCTGGCCAAGCTGATGACGATGAGCGCGGCCGATTTCGTCGAGCAGTGGTTCGAGTCGGAGCCGCTGAAGGCCACCCTGTCGGCCAGCGGCATCATCGGCACCTTCCTCGGCCCGCGCTCGCCGGGCACGGCCTACGTGCTGCTGCACCACTACATGGGCGAGATCGACGGGGCCTACCGCGCCTGGGGTTTCCACAAGGGGGGCACGGGCGGGCTGGCCCAGACGCTGGCCCGCGCCGCCGAGGCCCAGGGGGCGGAGATTCGTTGCAACACCGGCGTATCGAAGGTGCTGGTGAAGAACGGCCGGACGACGGGCGTCGTGCTGGACAACGGCGACGAAATCACCGCGCCGCTGGTTCTCTCCAGCCTCGACCCCAAGCAGACGTTCCTGAACCTGGTGGAGCCGGGGCAACTGCCCGACGATCTGGTCGGCGCGGTGCGCCGTTTCCAGACGTTCGGCTCGTCGGGCAAGGTCAATCTGGCTCTCGACCGTCTGCCGGAGCTGGCCTGCCGGCCGGGCGCCGGTCGCCATCTGGCCGGGGCGGTGTCGATGAGTCCCGACCTGGAGACCATCGAGCGGGCCTACGACGACGCCAAGTACGGCAATTTCTCAAAGCGGCCCTACGTGGACGTGATCATCCCGTCGATGATCGACCCCGACATGGCCCCGCCGGGCAAGCACGTCATGTCCTGTTTCGTGCAATACGCGCCCTATAAGCTGGCCGATGGGCCGTGGACGGACGAGAAGCGCGAGGCGTTCGGCGACGCGGTGGTCGATGTGCTGGAGAGCGCCTTCCCCGACATCAAGGACGTCATCCTGCACCGCCAAGTGCTGACGCCGGTCGACGTGGAGCGCATGACCGGCATCACCGAGGGCAACATCTTCCACGGTGAATTGAACCTGTCGCAACTCTTCTTCCTGCGCCCGGCGGCCGGCTATGCCAAGTACCGCACGCCGATCAAAGGCTACTACCAGTGCGGCTCCGGCACCCATCCCGGCGGCGGCATCATGGGCGCGCCGGGGCGGTTGGGGGCGTTGGAGGCGTTGAAGGACGCCGGTTAA
- a CDS encoding four helix bundle protein, with translation MSSGEQRKPVRSHRELEVYQMAFDAAMRIFEMSKAFPPEERYSLTDQIRRSSRSVAANVAEAWRKRRYDAAFVQRLSHSEAEAAETQVWLEFAVKCGYLDRDQARELYTTYDHILGKLVHMINNPEPWLLLGPNSTNKSS, from the coding sequence ATGTCGAGCGGTGAACAACGTAAGCCGGTTCGGAGCCACCGCGAGTTGGAGGTTTATCAGATGGCTTTTGATGCCGCCATGCGGATATTTGAGATGAGCAAGGCCTTTCCGCCAGAGGAACGTTACTCGTTGACCGATCAAATCCGGCGGTCGTCGCGTTCCGTGGCCGCCAATGTAGCGGAGGCGTGGCGCAAGCGACGTTATGATGCCGCTTTTGTCCAGCGTTTAAGCCACTCAGAGGCCGAAGCGGCCGAGACCCAGGTGTGGCTCGAATTCGCCGTGAAATGCGGCTATCTCGACCGTGACCAAGCCCGCGAACTGTATACAACCTATGATCATATTCTCGGTAAATTGGTTCATATGATCAACAATCCCGAACCCTGGCTATTGCTAGGGCCAAACAGTACCAACAAGAGCAGCTAA
- a CDS encoding aminomethyltransferase family protein has product MPLPTPFHSRTAAACESYEWRNWSGYLSAGIYEMSHDREYYAIRNSAALIDVSPLFKYEVTGPDAARLVDRVITRDVTKQRVGQVYYTPWCDAHGKVIDDGTVSRLEANRFRITSADPNGRWFQDVGYGLNATVTEVTDDLAALAIQGPRSRAILKEVVSGVDLDKLRYFHLAQGTFDGLPVTVTRTGYTGDLGYELWVRPEHAERLWDCLIDRGQGHGILPAGIMALDIARVEAGLIMIAVDYVSSHHAVIESQKSSPYEIGLGWAVAPNKGDFIGRRALAAERAKGSVWGFVGVRYDWPALERLFAEEDLPPRVAGRASRSAVPVYETGNPGRTGLSSGHIGQITSHTFSPILKQYIGIGTLLTPHAQIGNRVDVEVTVEFKRKLCPATIVATPFFDPERKKAQGSGGAGEQGRKS; this is encoded by the coding sequence ATGCCACTACCAACCCCCTTCCACAGCCGCACCGCCGCCGCCTGCGAGAGCTACGAATGGCGCAACTGGTCGGGCTACCTGTCGGCGGGCATCTACGAGATGTCCCACGACCGGGAGTATTACGCCATTCGCAATAGCGCGGCGCTGATCGACGTCAGCCCGCTCTTTAAGTACGAAGTGACCGGCCCCGACGCCGCCCGGCTGGTCGACCGGGTGATCACCCGCGACGTGACCAAGCAGCGTGTGGGCCAGGTGTATTACACGCCCTGGTGCGACGCCCACGGCAAGGTCATCGACGACGGCACGGTGTCGCGGCTGGAGGCCAATCGCTTTCGCATCACTTCGGCCGACCCCAACGGCCGCTGGTTCCAGGACGTGGGCTACGGCCTGAACGCGACCGTGACCGAGGTGACCGACGATCTGGCCGCCCTGGCCATCCAGGGGCCGCGCAGCCGGGCCATCCTAAAAGAGGTCGTCAGCGGCGTCGATCTCGACAAGCTGCGCTATTTCCATCTGGCCCAGGGCACGTTCGACGGCTTGCCGGTGACGGTGACGCGCACCGGCTACACCGGCGACCTGGGCTACGAGCTGTGGGTGCGGCCGGAGCACGCCGAGCGGCTGTGGGATTGCCTCATCGACCGCGGCCAGGGGCACGGCATCCTGCCGGCGGGCATCATGGCCCTGGACATCGCCCGCGTCGAGGCCGGATTGATCATGATCGCCGTCGATTACGTCTCCAGCCACCACGCCGTCATCGAGAGCCAGAAGTCATCGCCCTATGAGATCGGGCTGGGCTGGGCCGTCGCGCCAAACAAGGGCGACTTCATCGGCCGCCGCGCCCTGGCCGCCGAGCGGGCCAAAGGCTCGGTGTGGGGCTTCGTCGGCGTGCGCTACGATTGGCCGGCGCTGGAACGGCTGTTTGCCGAGGAAGATTTGCCGCCGCGTGTGGCCGGGCGGGCGTCGCGGTCGGCCGTGCCCGTCTACGAGACGGGCAACCCCGGCCGCACCGGACTCTCGTCCGGCCATATCGGGCAAATCACCAGCCACACCTTCTCGCCCATCCTGAAGCAATACATCGGCATCGGCACCCTCCTGACCCCGCACGCACAGATCGGCAACCGCGTGGACGTGGAAGTGACCGTCGAGTTCAAGCGCAAGCTGTGCCCGGCGACAATTGTGGCGACGCCGTTTTTTGATCCGGAGCGTAAGAAAGCGCAGGGGAGCGGGGGAGCAGGGGAGCAGGGGAGAAAGAGCTAA
- a CDS encoding IclR family transcriptional regulator: MSAADPMPGTQSIRRAVAMLEAFTDERPSWNVSDLAEMIHLNRTTAYRLLTALEQAEYVRRDPTTDHYRLGSGLIALGGRAQRANPARAVALPELEALALASGETATLEILSGREMIIIEEIPGEYVTSASRHIGSRWPVYATSTGKAILAHLPLDALRPMLAQPIRPLTAKTIPTARRLRDCLADIRRLGYAVADEELELGFVAIGAPLLDAEGRPVAAISLGGTRARLTDARIAEIGEQVRAAAGRVSHLLGYRDEARGSRGAGEQG, encoded by the coding sequence ATGAGCGCCGCCGATCCGATGCCGGGCACACAGTCTATCCGGCGGGCCGTCGCCATGCTGGAGGCGTTCACCGACGAACGGCCGTCGTGGAACGTCAGCGATCTGGCCGAGATGATTCACCTGAACCGGACGACCGCCTATCGCCTGCTGACGGCGCTGGAACAGGCCGAATACGTGCGGCGCGACCCGACCACCGATCATTACCGGCTCGGTTCGGGCCTCATCGCTCTGGGCGGCCGCGCCCAACGGGCCAACCCGGCGCGCGCCGTGGCCCTGCCCGAACTGGAGGCGCTGGCCCTGGCCTCGGGCGAGACGGCCACGCTGGAAATATTGTCCGGGCGCGAGATGATTATTATCGAGGAGATACCCGGCGAGTACGTGACCAGCGCCAGCCGCCACATCGGCAGCCGCTGGCCGGTCTATGCCACCTCGACCGGCAAGGCGATTCTGGCCCATTTGCCGCTGGACGCGCTGCGGCCGATGTTGGCCCAGCCCATCCGGCCGCTGACCGCCAAGACCATCCCCACGGCCAGGCGATTGCGCGACTGCCTGGCCGACATCCGCCGCCTGGGGTATGCCGTGGCCGATGAGGAACTGGAACTGGGCTTTGTCGCCATCGGCGCGCCGCTGCTGGACGCCGAAGGGCGGCCCGTGGCCGCCATCAGCCTGGGCGGCACGCGCGCCCGCCTGACCGACGCCCGCATTGCCGAGATCGGCGAGCAGGTGAGAGCTGCCGCCGGGCGGGTGTCGCATCTACTGGGGTATCGGGATGAAGCGCGGGGGAGCAGGGGTGCAGGGGAGCAGGGGTGA
- a CDS encoding trimethylamine methyltransferase family protein: MRPRIQAVDDALIEQILSEARRILAEIGMEVRGPEMRRRLLEAGLPTAEDGRVLFPADVIDRALASAPRSFTLYNRDGAPQAEIGGDNVHFVPASSGLKILDHRTNETRLATTADFAEYARLADGLPHIAYLATAFSTNDDIEAQVSDAWRLYLCLTNSRKPVVSGAFTEHGVGRMVEMMSLFRHDRADLIARPMSIFTITATGMFRYSEDSCQNMLDCVEAGIPVEIVPVTLMGLIAPVSLVGAAVFHTVDTLAGIIMAQIVRPGAPVLFGGAPAEFHMRAATSPMLGIQALRLDVAYAAVGKALGLPTQAYMALSDSKFLDAQAGAETFGSALLAALAGINSVSGPGMLDYVLTFSLPKLVYDDDLCGQALHFVRHIAPLDDVPTIDLAREVMAEQHLITAAHTMSHWPTELHMPSPVTDRENRENWAKAGGRDLLQRATDEVERRLAAYEAPETDPLVVAEMQRIITAGMSAPAPLPDVPPVGTGLKAAPTNAPRRQRRFTR, translated from the coding sequence ATGCGCCCACGCATCCAGGCAGTTGACGACGCGCTCATTGAACAAATATTGTCTGAGGCCCGGCGCATCCTGGCCGAGATCGGCATGGAAGTGCGCGGGCCGGAGATGCGGCGGCGGCTGCTGGAAGCCGGGTTGCCCACGGCGGAGGACGGCCGCGTCCTCTTCCCGGCAGACGTCATCGATCGGGCGCTCGCCAGCGCGCCCCGTTCCTTCACCCTCTACAACCGGGACGGCGCGCCCCAGGCCGAGATCGGCGGCGACAACGTCCATTTCGTGCCCGCCAGCAGCGGTCTCAAGATACTGGATCATCGCACCAACGAAACGCGCCTGGCGACCACGGCCGATTTCGCCGAGTACGCCCGCCTGGCCGACGGCCTGCCCCACATCGCCTATCTGGCCACGGCCTTCTCGACCAACGACGACATCGAGGCGCAGGTGTCCGACGCCTGGCGGCTGTATCTGTGCCTGACCAATTCGCGCAAGCCGGTCGTCTCCGGGGCGTTCACCGAGCACGGCGTCGGCCGCATGGTGGAGATGATGAGCCTGTTCCGCCACGACCGGGCCGACCTCATCGCCCGGCCGATGTCGATCTTCACCATCACCGCCACCGGCATGTTCCGCTATAGCGAGGACTCCTGCCAGAATATGCTTGATTGCGTCGAGGCGGGCATCCCGGTGGAGATCGTCCCGGTGACGCTGATGGGCCTCATCGCGCCGGTGTCGCTCGTCGGCGCGGCCGTGTTCCACACCGTGGATACGCTGGCCGGTATCATCATGGCCCAGATTGTGCGGCCGGGCGCGCCGGTGCTCTTCGGCGGCGCGCCGGCCGAGTTCCACATGCGCGCCGCCACTTCGCCCATGCTGGGCATCCAGGCCCTGCGTCTCGATGTGGCCTATGCCGCCGTGGGCAAGGCGCTTGGCCTGCCGACGCAAGCCTACATGGCCCTCAGCGACAGCAAGTTCCTTGATGCCCAGGCCGGAGCCGAGACGTTCGGCAGCGCCCTGCTGGCGGCGCTGGCCGGCATCAACTCGGTATCCGGGCCGGGGATGCTCGATTACGTGCTGACTTTCAGCCTGCCCAAGCTGGTCTACGACGACGATCTGTGCGGCCAGGCGCTCCATTTTGTGCGCCACATCGCCCCGCTGGACGATGTGCCAACCATCGATCTGGCCCGCGAGGTGATGGCCGAGCAACACCTCATCACCGCCGCGCACACGATGAGCCATTGGCCGACGGAACTCCACATGCCCTCGCCCGTCACCGACCGCGAAAACCGCGAAAACTGGGCCAAGGCCGGCGGCCGTGATCTGCTGCAACGGGCGACGGACGAGGTCGAGCGGCGCTTGGCGGCTTATGAAGCGCCGGAAACCGATCCGCTCGTCGTGGCCGAGATGCAACGCATCATCACCGCCGGGATGAGCGCGCCCGCCCCCCTACCCGACGTTCCGCCCGTCGGGACGGGTTTGAAAGCCGCCCCGACGAACGCGCCGCGCCGCCAACGGAGGTTCACCCGATGA